The following DNA comes from Hahella chejuensis KCTC 2396.
AAAGCTGCAGCGGGAGTTGGGCCTGTCGCTGATCTTCATCGCCCACGACCTCAATCTGGTGAAGTACATCAGCGACCGGGTCATGGTGTTGTACCTGGGACATGTCATGGAAGTGGCGAACAGTCGCGATCTGTATCGGGAGCCGCTGCATCCCTATAGCAAGGCGTTGATTTCCGCAGTGCCGATTCCAGACCCGGAGCTGGAGCGCGGCAAGGAAGTACTGTTGCTGGAAGGGGATTTGCCGTCGCCGATCAATCCGCCGGCGGGATGTCCCTTTGTCACTCGTTGCCCCATGGCGACGCAGGTCTGCGAACAGACCAAACCAGAGCTTCGCGCGGTAGCGGACGGCCAACGTCGCGTCGCCTGCCATCACGCGTGATCATAAGGACGTAATCGAGTTTTAGTCGTTGTAAGGAAGTGTCTATGTCGTTCGTAAAACAAGGTGTTGAGCCATCTATTCACTGTAGCTTCGTATTTTCATATCTCGCTTATCTACGAGAGAGCCGGCTTGATGAGCAGGCGCTGGTGGATGCGGTGAAGGGGCTGAGGGAGGTGTTGGACGAACGTTGCTGGGTTCCCGCGCGCATGCTCAACGAGCTGACCGCACGGGCGCTGTCGGAAACCCGCGATCCCTATATGGGGTTGAGGTTCGGAGCGGAAATCGACGCCTCGACCTATTCCATTCTGGGTTATATCGTCAGCTCCGCGCCCTCTGTGGAGGAAGCCTTGTCTGTGCTGCGCAAGGCGCAACGGGCGGTCAGCTCCATCGGGGAGCTGCAACTGATTGTGGAGGAAGACGCCGTTACTTGCGTTTTCAAAGACAACTGGCCGCGCAAACTCATGCTGGACCATTTGGTGGAGGCGTTCATCAGTTGCTGGAAGGCTCTGGGCAGTCGTATCTCCGGCATCAAGGCGCGGGCGACGTTGGTCACCTTCAAGCATGCGCCCGTCGGCGATCCGGTGCAGTATGAAAAAGAGCTGGGCTGCCGGGTGAGCTTTCACAGCCCGGTGGATTCGGTGCGCTTTTCCCTGCAAGGCGTCAGCCACGAAACGCTTTGCGTGGGCGACAGTCTGGTTTTCGAAGCGTTGAAAGAGCGCCTGCTGAAGATGCTGGGGCCAGGGTCCCGCAATATCTCCGCCCAGGTCAATCGAGTGCTGGTGGAACTGCCGGGAGAACTGTTTCCCAGTATGGAAATGGTGGCGTCCCGCCTGGGCATGGAACCCATTGAACTGGGCAAACAGCTGAAAAGCGAACACGCCAGCTTCCGCACCTTGCTGGATCGCCGCAAGTTCATGCAGACCCTGGCGCTCATGCAGACCACCAAGCTTGATCTCGCCGCCATCGCCGTTCAGGTCGGCTTCTCCGAACAAAGCGCCTTAAGCCGCGCATTCCAACGCTGGACCGGCATGCCCCCGGCGCAATACCGGGAGATGCTGCAGCGGCAGGAACACTGGCTGCGGCGTCAGCGAACGAATGGCCTGGCAGGCGCGCCGCTCGCTGACGTGCCTTTAAACTCCCTTCGCAATGAAAAAGCAAAGTTTATGGCGTCAGCGTTAGTGTGATGTGAATGAATCTATTCCATCCAGTTATACCCCAAACGCAGCCCAGAGATGTTGTCGTTAGTGACTTTTAGGCCAATATAGGAGATTGCAGCCCTAGAGGATTGTACGAAATAGTTAGGAGTCTGGAGATTGTGTGGGACGATCGTCTTCTCTGAATGATAGATTCGACCAAATGGGGCCTCCCCGCTGTAGTTGAGAATTCTGCTTTCAGAGTTCCATCGAGACTGGTACAACTTGATGGAGGTAAGATTATCTCTATGCGCTCCTACTCCTAAACCTGTCAATACATTGCCGTCAGGAACTTCTGCGAACAGCTCTACCCCTGAGCCACATTGTTTGTAGTGAGACTTGCCAAGAGTATTGTCAGCATTTAAGGCGCGGTAGGCTATTTTTATTCCTTCTACGTTGTCGTTCCTGACTTTTGCGCCAAATCCCGTGATCACCGAGCCTGCGGGGGCCTGGCAGCTCAGCTCCATTGGATGGGGGTCGCCAATGTAAACTGTGCCTGGATAGACGGAAGCAGGCTTTAACGGCAACGATACAGGTATGAGGTTGGCGATAGTATTGGTGGATGAAGCGTAGCAAGCTTCCTGTGCTGCCTTGCATATCGAGATGGCTTCATTCAACATGTTTATATTATGGTTGACGTTACCTAGTGCGTCATCATAGTCCTGAAAATAACTTTCCCAGTGCTCGTTGACTATCTCGTCAATATTTTGATAAAGCAAAGCGCTGAGGGCTGTCTTATATTCAAATTGTTTTTTCCAGCTGGTCGCTAGTTTACTACGGGCGGTATATAAGTCGTATTCTGGAAGATTGCCTCCAATTTTAATATTGACTGGAAATCTATAGTAATGGTCAGAGTCAATTTCTGTAATAATTGGCTTCATTTGAAAGGTGTCCAGTGCGCCGGCTTTGACATACTCCTCTGCGGTATTAATCAGCGCATGACACTTATTAGTATTGCTGCCCTTAACCAGACAGTCCTTTGACTCTTTTAATAGATTCTCTACCTCTGAAAGTAGTTCTTTGTCTCCGCCTCGTTGCAGAACACTTGTGGTGATATTTATATTAGGACTGAGTTCCGTTGCCTGTTGGTCTATCCAGCCTTTTAAAATATCGGAATCAACAAAGCTATAATTCCCTGGTGAATTTGCTTCTGCATGAGTCGCCATTTTTTGATTGGGAAAGTCCAAGCGCACTGCAAAGTAGAAGCGACCGCCGAGCTTTGCATAGTTTATCAGGTTATCACCGCAGTGGTTTACAAACTCGTCGTTGGACTGCGACAGAGCCTGCTCGCCAACTTCATTAATCTTGGGCGATGAACTATTAACCTCTAGTTTTATCCAGCTAGAGTTATATTCTGCGCTCGCCAGGAATGTCAGACTGGTGGGGGTCGGATGTATAAATTCCAGGAACTGCTTGATTTCTTCTTGTGATTCATCTGCGCCGAGAAGTTCGCCTACCGATGCTTTAAATAATTCTTCAGGCGCTTTTTCGAGTAGCGTGTAGCCCAACTTGCGGATAGGACGCTGTTTGATTCCGTTAATATCATGTACGACCAGGTCTCCGCTGAAGCAAACCTCTTTTAGCTCTCCTGTTTTCAATACTTTACCTCGACCTAAAACGCCGTTCAGAGTATTTATCGTTTCATTATTTAAAAGATCTTTGGCTGGGGTGGGATCAGCAATGGAATAGCTGGATAGCGCTATCATCGAGATTGCCAGTAAGGCTTTGCGTGTTGTTGGTATAAATGGTTCAGACATATTTTCTTCCTGCTGAAAATCAAGAGCGGTTATATAAGTCTAATTGCGGACGTGTTCACTTCTGCCAATGAAAAAAGGAATGTTCCTGCCCGCTAGGGCGGGGAATGTAATCTTCACTGCCTTAACGAAAGCTGAATAGAAAGGGTTGTTGCCTGCGTTTTTGTGCTGAATAACCGCATGAGTGTAGTGGATAGTCTATTGTTAAAGACGTTGCGGTCGCTTTAAGCGTCCGCGCGTCAGAATTATCGCCTTGATGGATACCACCCAGCGGATGGAGTTGCACATGAAACTCAACTTCTTTCAAAAGCTTGTCTTACTGGTGGCGCCCGCCGCCGCCTGTCTCTTGATATTGGCTTATGTGATTATTTCCGAGTCTCTACGCGAGTACCGACAAGCGGATGATCTCACCTACATGGTGGCGCTGGCGGGGAAAAGCAGCTATCTGACCCACGAGCTGCAAAAGGAGCGCGGCGCCAGTGCGGGTTATCTGGGGGCGGGAGGCAAGGCCTTCGGCGATACGCTGAAAGAGCAGCGCATTCTGACCGACCAGCGCCGCTCAGAATTAACAACCTTTCTGGCGGCCCACCGGGAAATGATCTCCAGGCCGGAACTGCTCACCCTGATGCAAACCGTTGATGACCTGATGGCGCAAATGCCACAGATGCGGCAACGGGTGGACAGCCTGAATATTTCCGCCGCCGAAGCCATCGGCTATTACACCCAAATCAATACGCTGCTGTTGTCCACCGCGTCAACCATCGCCGACGATGCGGTGACGCCTCAAATCAGCTCGGCGCTGATGGCTTACTACAACTTTCTGCAGGGCAAGGAGCGGGCGGGAATTGAACGCGCAGTGCTCAGCAATACCTTCGTCGCGGGGAAATTTGCGCCAGGGAATTATGAAAAGTTTATCCGGCTGGTCAGCGAACAGAACGCCTACCTGGAAACCTTTGATCAATTCGCCCAACCCGAACAGGTTGAGTATCGCAAGCGCACCCTGCAGGGCGGCGCGGTGGAGCAGGTGGAACGGTATCGCAGCCTGGCCCTGAGCGGTGAATTGCAGCAGGATGCGGCGGACTGGTTCAAGCAGGCTACCGGGCGCATCAACCTATTGAAAAATATAGAAGACAAGCTTACGGATGAGGTGCTGGCGCTGGCTGAGCAGGTTAAGAGCGATGATCTGAGTTTGTTATGGCGGCATTGCGCGCTTACTCTTATTTCTCTGGCCATTGTCGGGGGCATGGCGGCTTTTCTGACCCATGGCGTGCGCAAACAGGTGCGCAGCTTGATGGAAACCATGCGCGCTGTATCCATCCGCAAGGATCTGCGAAGCCGGGCGAACGTTCTGGCGGGCGATGAGCTGGGGGAAATCGCCAGTCTGCTGAATGATATGCTGGATAACTTCCGTAACGCCGTGCACCGAATATCCGCCTGCAGCGGCCAATTGGCGTCGGTAGCGGAAGAAAGCGCTGTGACGGTGGCGACGACGGCGGACAGTCTGAGCATGCAGAAACAGGACACGCTGATGGTCGCCTCCGCCGTGGAAGAAATGAGCGCCTCCATCAAGGAGGTCTCGGAGAATACCGCCAACACGTCCGACGCGGCCGGCTCCGCTGACAGTCTGGTCGGCAAAGCCCATCGCCTGATCTCAGACGCCGCGGCGACCATCGACGCCGTGGCGGCGCAAGTCGGAGAAGCCTCCGCCTCTATTCGCGGTCTGCGAGACAGCAGCGAGCGTATTTTCCAAGTGGTGGATGTGATCAAGAGCATTGCTGAACAAACCAATCTGCTGGCCCTGAACGCCGCCATTGAAGCTGCTCGCGCCGGTGAGCAGGGGCGGGGGTTCGCTGTAGTGGCGGATGAAGTGCGTTCGCTGGCGCAGCGCACCCAAAGCTCGACTACGGAAATTGAAGACATGATCAGAGCGTTTCAGGACGAAAGCGGCCGGGCGGTGTTGAAAGTGGAGGCGAGCAAGGACGCTGTCAACAAAAGCGTGGTGGGCGCCGGCGAAGTGCGCAAGGTGCTGGATGAGATACTGGCGGCCATTCACGATATCAACCAACGCGCCATACAGATTGCAGCGGCGGTGGAGCAGCAGGCGCAGGCCAGCAGCGATATCGCTTCCAAGATGCAATCTATTGGCGAAAAATCCCAGGTCGCTGCAGAAGCCGGGGATCACATCTCCGCCGCCGCAGGCGAGCAGAGTCGTCTGGCGGACGAACTCAAAACGCTTTCCACAGCATTTCAGGTGTAATTATTAACCAGGCAGACAAATAGCTTCCTTCTATTTGTCTGCAACGACAGGGCCTGCGCATGTCAGGCCCTGTCTCCCGCGGCTGGCCGCCGCGCAGGCGCATCCATGCGCCTGATCATTAACATGCCAATATCATTGCCATATTAATATTCAGAATAAAAAAGCATAAGAGGTAGGGCCTCTTATGCCTGTCGCTTTGTTTTTCCTGCCTGTTTTCCTCAAATAATTAACGCTTAACCTAAGTTAAATCCAAATAAAACAAACTGTTGCGTATTGCCTTTCAGCCTTGGCGGCCACTCACTTCATACGCCAAATTGCATAGAAAAAATACCTTTCTGGATGATACCAATTCGTGTACTAATATATACCATTGAGATACCAATAATAAGTAATCTCATGTCGTAGGTAGGTCCATTGATATAAGTGGTACGGTATAGGCGGTCCAATAAAACCCTAACGAAGGGTGCAAGGCGCAGCCAGGTAAACCGGGTTGGGCCGCTTACTACAAAAATCCAATAAGGAGTCCCGCAAGCGTCGGGACGTTTTGCCTCAAGGAAATAACTATGCGTACTCAATACACATTCGGAATGGGGATATTAGCCTCTGCCTTCTGCCTTTCCAGCGCCGTGGCGCTGGCCGCCGTGCCGGAATGGAAAAGCAACGCCGTTTATCAGGGCGGCGATCAGGCGCACACCGCCAATACGATTTATCAGGCCAGATACTGGACGCAGGGGGATGATCCCACCGCTTCCGGACAATGGGGGCCGTGGAAACCGGTCGGACCCTGCGACGCCTCTTGCGACGGGGGCGACAGTCCCGGCGACGGCGGCGATCCGGGGCAGGGCGACGATAGCGCCGGGGATCTGCCGCAGCCGCTACCGGGCGGCGGATACAGCATGAAAGCCTCCGTCATTCATGCGGCGGAAGCGAGCCTTACCGATACTCCACTGTTCAATAAAGTTAAAGACTCCGTCAAAACCAGGGATAACAGCGTGGTGGAGGCGGTGGTTCCCGGGGCGGCGTCCAATCCCGCCAACGTCAAGCGGGTGGAAAGCATCATCTCCAACGCCCAGTTTGAAGAGACCTTCCCGCAGCGTCATGAGTCCTACACCTACACGCGTTTCCTGAGGGCGGTCGCGAAGTTCGAAGGCTTCTGCTCAACCTATGACGACGGTCGCGACAGCGACGCCATCTGTCGTAAGTCCCTGGCGACTATGTTCGCCCACTTCACTCAGGAAACCGGCGGTCATGACGGTAACTCCTCCATTCCCCAGTGGCGTCAGGGCCTGGTGTTCGTCAGAGAAGCCGGATGCGACGCGAACAACGCCGGGTGCGGTTACAACGCGGAATGCAGTCCGGACACCTGGCAGGGTAAAACCTGGCCCTGCGGTAAAGACGCCAGCGGCGATTACCTGAAGTACTTTGGCCGCGGCGCCAAGCAGTTGAGTTACAACTACAACTACGGACCGTTTTCGCAGGCGATGTATGGCGATGTGCGAGTGCTGTTGAACGACCCGGAAAAAGTCGCCGACACCTGGCTCAATCTGGCTTCCGCTGTGTTTTTCTTTGTGTATCCGGCGTCTCCGAAACCCAGCATGTTGCATGTGGTGGACGGGACCTGGACGCCTAACGCTCACGATGAGCAACTGGGCATCAAGCCTGGCTTCGGCGCCACCACCAATATCATCAATGGCGGCATCGAATGCGGCCACGGCTATGAGAAGCCGCAATCCGTCAACCGCATCGATTACTACCGCAACCACGCCCAGGCGCTCAATGTCGCCATCGGCGCCAATGAAGAGTTGGGATGTAAAGATCAGAAAAGCTTCGACACTCAGGGCTCCGGCGCATTGCAGGTGTACTGGGATCAGGATTGGGGTTACTACCCGGACATGCCCGAAGGCAAATCTTTCGCCTGCAAGCTGGTCGGCTATCAGACCCCGTACTTCGCGCTGGCGCAAGGTGACTATCGCCGCTGCGTGGAGAACTTTTTCGACGTCACCGTCGTGACTGATGAAAAACAACAAACAGCGGGACAATGAAGCCCGCGACCGTAAAAGGACTGTAAATTATGAAAATGAAATTGCTGACCGCCACCTTGATTGCTGCGGGAGCCCTCAGCCAATCGGCGTTCGCTTATGATTGCGCGGGACTTTCCGACTGGGACAGCGGCGCCGTATACACCGGCGGCGCGAAAGTGAAACACAAGAACAACGCCTATGAGGCGGCCTACTGGTCGCAGGGCGCCGATCCTGAAACTCATTCCGGCGACTGGCAGGAATGGAAGCCACTGGGGCAATGCGATGACGGCGGCCCTGTCGATAACAAGCCGCCCAGCGTTACTCTGACGGCGCCAACCTCCGGTTCTGAATACGCC
Coding sequences within:
- a CDS encoding AraC family transcriptional regulator, which encodes MSFVKQGVEPSIHCSFVFSYLAYLRESRLDEQALVDAVKGLREVLDERCWVPARMLNELTARALSETRDPYMGLRFGAEIDASTYSILGYIVSSAPSVEEALSVLRKAQRAVSSIGELQLIVEEDAVTCVFKDNWPRKLMLDHLVEAFISCWKALGSRISGIKARATLVTFKHAPVGDPVQYEKELGCRVSFHSPVDSVRFSLQGVSHETLCVGDSLVFEALKERLLKMLGPGSRNISAQVNRVLVELPGELFPSMEMVASRLGMEPIELGKQLKSEHASFRTLLDRRKFMQTLALMQTTKLDLAAIAVQVGFSEQSALSRAFQRWTGMPPAQYREMLQRQEHWLRRQRTNGLAGAPLADVPLNSLRNEKAKFMASALV
- a CDS encoding methyl-accepting chemotaxis protein gives rise to the protein MKLNFFQKLVLLVAPAAACLLILAYVIISESLREYRQADDLTYMVALAGKSSYLTHELQKERGASAGYLGAGGKAFGDTLKEQRILTDQRRSELTTFLAAHREMISRPELLTLMQTVDDLMAQMPQMRQRVDSLNISAAEAIGYYTQINTLLLSTASTIADDAVTPQISSALMAYYNFLQGKERAGIERAVLSNTFVAGKFAPGNYEKFIRLVSEQNAYLETFDQFAQPEQVEYRKRTLQGGAVEQVERYRSLALSGELQQDAADWFKQATGRINLLKNIEDKLTDEVLALAEQVKSDDLSLLWRHCALTLISLAIVGGMAAFLTHGVRKQVRSLMETMRAVSIRKDLRSRANVLAGDELGEIASLLNDMLDNFRNAVHRISACSGQLASVAEESAVTVATTADSLSMQKQDTLMVASAVEEMSASIKEVSENTANTSDAAGSADSLVGKAHRLISDAAATIDAVAAQVGEASASIRGLRDSSERIFQVVDVIKSIAEQTNLLALNAAIEAARAGEQGRGFAVVADEVRSLAQRTQSSTTEIEDMIRAFQDESGRAVLKVEASKDAVNKSVVGAGEVRKVLDEILAAIHDINQRAIQIAAAVEQQAQASSDIASKMQSIGEKSQVAAEAGDHISAAAGEQSRLADELKTLSTAFQV
- a CDS encoding glycoside hydrolase family 19 protein, encoding MRTQYTFGMGILASAFCLSSAVALAAVPEWKSNAVYQGGDQAHTANTIYQARYWTQGDDPTASGQWGPWKPVGPCDASCDGGDSPGDGGDPGQGDDSAGDLPQPLPGGGYSMKASVIHAAEASLTDTPLFNKVKDSVKTRDNSVVEAVVPGAASNPANVKRVESIISNAQFEETFPQRHESYTYTRFLRAVAKFEGFCSTYDDGRDSDAICRKSLATMFAHFTQETGGHDGNSSIPQWRQGLVFVREAGCDANNAGCGYNAECSPDTWQGKTWPCGKDASGDYLKYFGRGAKQLSYNYNYGPFSQAMYGDVRVLLNDPEKVADTWLNLASAVFFFVYPASPKPSMLHVVDGTWTPNAHDEQLGIKPGFGATTNIINGGIECGHGYEKPQSVNRIDYYRNHAQALNVAIGANEELGCKDQKSFDTQGSGALQVYWDQDWGYYPDMPEGKSFACKLVGYQTPYFALAQGDYRRCVENFFDVTVVTDEKQQTAGQ